The Desulfatiglans sp. genome contains the following window.
GTCCTATAATAAATCTTCTACTGGAAATGTGGTTTCTGTCAGTTCAGGCAGGATATCCTTCTTGCTCTCGTTTAAAAGCCGGGCCTCTTCTTCGGTCTGGATAGTGATATTGCCTTCAGCTATCTCCCTCAGTGAGAGTACTATATCCCTGTTTTTTGATGAAATAGTTGGCTCTGAACCCTTCCGTAACTGTCTGACCCTTCTTGCTACCATGTGTATCAGGGTAAAACGGTTATTTACATTATCAAGGCAATCCTCTATAGTTATTCGTGCCATGCAATACTCCTCTTTATATGTCTTAGTTACCCAAATTTAAAAACTTTACTTTTTAACACTTATGATATTAAATGTAAAGGTGATTTAAATCCATGTTTTAAAGGGCTTATATCTTTTCTGCCCTGTAAGAACCAAATCAGATTTACTTATTTTACAATGGCTTGATAGTTTTAAGCGCCGTCCCAGCAAATCCTGTACAGATTTTCTTAGACGGCATATTTAAAAATTCTGCACCGGGGTAATAATATGATCGCCAGGGTATTGAGCAGCGCAGTAATTGGTATTGATGCCTATATTGTTGAGGTCGAGGTGGACATCTCACAGGGGTTGCCTGCCTTTTCAACGGTCGGCCTGCCCGAAGGGGCGGTAAGAGAAAGCAAGGAGAGGGTCAGGACCTCAATAAAAAACTCTGGTTATCATTTCCCTTCAGACAGGATCACTGTAAATCTTGCACCTGCCGATACAAAAAAGGAGGGAACCGCCTTTGACCTGCCAATGGCCATCGGCATTCTTACCGCTACAGGTGTTATCCCTGAAAACAATAACAAAAGGTTTCTTGTTATGGGTGAACTATCCCTTGACGGGCTTATACGCCCTGTAAAGGGAATATTGCCGGTAGCAGTGACTGCAAAGGAGTCAGGCCTTGACGGTATATTTCTCCCGGTGGAAAATGCTATGGAGGCCGCTGTAGTAAAAGGCCTTAATGTCTACCCTGTAAACACACTGTCAGAGCTTGTAGAGGTATTGTCAGGCGAAAAAAATGCAGACCCCTTCATATCAAATTTCAATGGTCTGTTTGAAAACAGGGAGATGGATATAGATTTCAGCGATGTCAAAGGGCAGGACAATGTGAAACGGGCAATGGAGATAGCAGCAGCCGGAAATCATAATATTATAATGATCGGCCCTCCAGGCGCAGGTAAGACCATGCTTGCAAAACGCATATATACCATTCTCCCAGACCTCTCTTTTGAAGAGGCGCTTGAGACATCAAAGGTATACAGTGTAATGGGTCTTATGCCGGAGGGTAAGGGTCTTATTACAACAAGGCCATTCAGGGCGCCGCACCATACAGTCTCCGATGCAGGGCTCATAGGAGGCGGACAGAACCCCAAGCCAGGGGA
Protein-coding sequences here:
- a CDS encoding DNA-directed RNA polymerase subunit omega; its protein translation is MARITIEDCLDNVNNRFTLIHMVARRVRQLRKGSEPTISSKNRDIVLSLREIAEGNITIQTEEEARLLNESKKDILPELTETTFPVEDLL
- a CDS encoding YifB family Mg chelatase-like AAA ATPase, with product MIARVLSSAVIGIDAYIVEVEVDISQGLPAFSTVGLPEGAVRESKERVRTSIKNSGYHFPSDRITVNLAPADTKKEGTAFDLPMAIGILTATGVIPENNNKRFLVMGELSLDGLIRPVKGILPVAVTAKESGLDGIFLPVENAMEAAVVKGLNVYPVNTLSELVEVLSGEKNADPFISNFNGLFENREMDIDFSDVKGQDNVKRAMEIAAAGNHNIIMIGPPGAGKTMLAKRIYTILPDLSFEEALETSKVYSVMGLMPEGKGLITTRPFRAPHHTVSDAGLIGGGQNPKPGEVSLAHNGVLFLDEIPEFKKNVLEVLRQPMEEGYVTITRANSTVTYPANFMLVAAMNPCPCGYFGSKKRDCHCSYTQIQRYRTKVSGPLMDRIDIHMDVPAVEYKDLSAKAEGKTSKEILQNLKKAREIQKERFKGLKIHNNANMTGRHIKKFCEIDNDSDRLLETAMEKLGLSARAHSRILKIARTIADVDGSEKISADHVAEAIQYRSLDRKVMK